One segment of Agromyces albus DNA contains the following:
- a CDS encoding DUF805 domain-containing protein, whose translation MWRRLHDTNRSGAFFFLAFIPFVGSIILLVFMLMPSDPAGARFD comes from the coding sequence GTGTGGCGTCGCCTGCACGACACGAACCGGTCGGGCGCGTTCTTCTTCCTCGCGTTCATCCCGTTCGTCGGCAGCATCATCCTGCTCGTCTTCATGCTCATGCCGTCCGACCCGGCCGGCGCCCGCTTCGACTGA
- a CDS encoding NAD(P)-dependent oxidoreductase yields the protein MATIAWIGLGNMGGPMSGNLAAAGHEVRGVDVVPAARAAAAERGVLVVDTIADAVAGADAVFTSLPRSEHVRQVLEGPDGVWANAPRSALLLDTSTVDVATSRYCHEASVDHGFRFVDAPVSGGIAGAAAGTLTFMLGGEDADVREATALVEPMAGHVFAVGGPTMGIAAKLANNLMLFVSLVGLSEGSQLAAELGLDAETFWKVASVSSGDSWPLRMWYPVPGVVPTSPANRNFDASFTTLLAEKDLSFALAAGEEAGLHLPGARLALDQFEQLIEEGYGGKDCSLIVKYASADGTVEGFDPSV from the coding sequence ATGGCCACCATCGCGTGGATCGGTCTGGGGAACATGGGCGGCCCGATGTCGGGCAATCTCGCCGCCGCGGGTCACGAGGTGCGGGGAGTCGACGTCGTGCCGGCCGCGCGCGCCGCTGCCGCCGAACGCGGCGTGCTGGTGGTCGATACGATCGCCGACGCCGTCGCGGGCGCCGATGCCGTGTTCACGTCGCTGCCGCGCAGTGAGCACGTGCGGCAGGTGCTCGAGGGGCCCGATGGGGTGTGGGCGAACGCGCCGCGCTCGGCGCTGCTGCTCGACACGTCGACGGTGGACGTGGCGACCTCGCGTTACTGCCACGAGGCATCCGTCGATCACGGCTTCCGGTTCGTCGACGCCCCCGTCTCGGGCGGCATCGCGGGAGCGGCGGCGGGCACGCTCACGTTCATGCTCGGCGGCGAGGATGCCGACGTGCGGGAGGCGACCGCGCTCGTCGAGCCGATGGCCGGCCACGTCTTCGCGGTCGGCGGCCCCACGATGGGCATCGCCGCCAAGCTCGCGAACAACCTCATGCTCTTCGTCTCGCTCGTCGGCCTCTCAGAGGGCTCGCAGCTCGCGGCCGAGCTCGGGCTCGACGCCGAGACGTTCTGGAAGGTGGCGTCGGTCTCATCTGGCGATTCGTGGCCGCTGCGCATGTGGTACCCGGTGCCGGGCGTCGTGCCGACGAGCCCCGCGAACCGCAACTTCGACGCGTCGTTCACAACGCTGCTCGCCGAGAAGGATCTCTCGTTCGCGCTCGCCGCGGGCGAGGAGGCGGGGCTGCACCTTCCAGGCGCGAGGCTCGCGCTCGACCAGTTCGAGCAGCTCATCGAAGAGGGCTACGGGGGCAAGGACTGCAGCCTCATCGTGAAGTACGCCTCGGCCGACGGCACGGTGGAGGGGTTCGACCCGAGCGTGTGA
- a CDS encoding FAD-dependent monooxygenase, giving the protein MGDSTELSTDVLIVGAGPSGLMLAVCLARLGVDAVIVDGKSGPTRESRALAVQARSMELYDQLGLIDRVLAESNPARSAVPGFRDRPFGSVALRGLGAGVTPYPEITVLEQSRNEAILVDALAELGRAVRWEHRLASLEEASGRADAAGRRHPVTATLDSPDGPVTVRARYCIGADGAHSIVRGLRDIPFEGITNEHTFYVVDAHGVTGLVDGAVNIRFNTDDFLLAFPMGPGGHTRLLGIVRDHDLAADGTLPESLVRERAERGFGVRYRDSSWFATYRLHHRLAARFRDGAFFLAGDAAHIHSPVGAQGMNTGLQEAHNLACAFADVLVGGMPDARLDRYEVERRPVAARLVSTTDRAFATITSDSRFAQFVRGRIVPLLGPIAVRLVPRLIGGERVLGYLSQTRIHYRMTRASDSGGRGRRGRGGRRDAVVGRRLPWAGGNYGVLRSMTWQVHGYGVLPAEVERIAGELGIEAHAFGRDPNRRLRPDRVYLVRRDGFVAAEASAHAVPGGPRAFREQLAG; this is encoded by the coding sequence ATGGGCGACTCGACGGAGCTCAGCACCGACGTGCTCATCGTGGGCGCGGGCCCGAGCGGCCTCATGCTCGCCGTGTGCCTCGCGCGACTGGGCGTCGACGCGGTGATCGTCGACGGCAAGTCGGGACCGACGCGCGAGTCGCGGGCGCTCGCCGTGCAGGCTCGGTCGATGGAGCTCTACGACCAGCTCGGGCTCATCGACCGCGTGCTCGCTGAAAGCAATCCGGCCCGCAGCGCCGTGCCCGGCTTCCGCGACCGGCCGTTCGGCAGCGTCGCGTTGCGCGGGCTCGGCGCGGGCGTCACGCCGTACCCCGAGATCACGGTGCTCGAGCAGAGCCGCAATGAGGCGATCCTCGTCGACGCGCTCGCGGAGCTCGGGCGCGCGGTGCGCTGGGAGCACCGGCTCGCGTCGCTCGAGGAGGCATCGGGGCGAGCGGATGCCGCGGGGCGGCGGCATCCGGTGACCGCGACGCTCGACTCGCCCGACGGGCCCGTCACGGTGCGCGCGCGGTACTGCATCGGCGCCGACGGGGCGCACTCGATCGTGCGGGGCCTCCGCGATATCCCGTTCGAGGGCATCACGAACGAGCACACCTTCTACGTGGTCGATGCACACGGGGTGACCGGACTCGTCGACGGCGCGGTGAACATCCGGTTCAACACCGACGACTTCCTGCTCGCGTTCCCGATGGGCCCCGGCGGGCACACCCGGCTCCTCGGTATCGTGCGCGACCACGATCTCGCCGCCGACGGCACCCTGCCCGAGTCCCTCGTGCGTGAGCGCGCCGAGCGCGGCTTCGGCGTGCGCTATCGCGACTCGAGCTGGTTCGCGACCTATCGCCTGCACCACCGGCTCGCGGCGCGGTTCCGCGACGGCGCGTTCTTCCTGGCCGGCGATGCGGCGCACATCCACTCGCCGGTCGGCGCCCAGGGCATGAACACGGGGCTGCAGGAGGCGCACAACCTCGCATGCGCGTTCGCCGACGTGCTCGTCGGCGGCATGCCCGATGCGCGCCTCGACCGCTACGAGGTGGAGCGCCGACCGGTCGCGGCGCGACTAGTGAGCACCACCGATCGGGCCTTCGCGACGATCACCTCGGACTCGCGCTTCGCCCAGTTCGTGCGCGGTCGCATCGTGCCGCTGCTCGGCCCGATCGCCGTGCGACTCGTGCCGCGCCTCATCGGGGGCGAGCGGGTGCTCGGCTACCTGTCGCAGACGAGGATCCACTATCGGATGACGCGGGCGAGCGACTCCGGCGGTCGTGGGCGTCGCGGTCGTGGCGGCCGCCGCGATGCCGTCGTCGGCCGGCGCCTCCCGTGGGCGGGCGGCAACTACGGCGTGCTGCGCTCGATGACGTGGCAGGTGCACGGGTACGGCGTGCTGCCAGCCGAGGTCGAGCGCATCGCGGGCGAGCTCGGCATCGAGGCGCACGCGTTCGGGCGCGATCCGAACCGGCGGCTGCGACCCGATCGGGTGTACCTCGTGCGGCGCGACGGATTCGTCGCGGCCGAGGCATCCGCTCATGCCGTGCCCGGCGGCCCGCGGGCGTTTCGCGAGCAGCTCGCGGGTTGA
- a CDS encoding carbohydrate kinase family protein, with amino-acid sequence MTEHLFIAGPAAWNRIVYLDRLPEPVPHMQFALDEYETVGGTSAGKALGLVGLGRRVMLHLLLGRDPDGARLRGLLEAAGVELLAEDSPATERHLNLMTPAGERVSLYLSSPGDPVEGPGPAVESVMTDAAAIVLDLGERSRRLIPAARATGRPIWTDIHDYDGEADFHRPFIDAADAIFMNADRIGDPQPFMERCIRGGAELVVCTLGERGAIAIDERMTLHEVAAEPVDVLDTNGAGDAFMAGVLDATLDGAELPDALRAGARHAASVLVTRHLHPSLDALLA; translated from the coding sequence GTGACCGAGCACCTCTTCATCGCCGGGCCCGCCGCCTGGAATCGCATCGTCTACCTCGACCGGCTGCCCGAGCCGGTGCCGCACATGCAGTTCGCGCTCGACGAGTACGAGACGGTCGGCGGCACCTCGGCGGGCAAGGCGCTCGGGCTCGTCGGCCTCGGCCGGCGCGTCATGCTGCACCTGCTGCTGGGCCGCGACCCCGACGGCGCACGGCTCCGCGGCCTGCTCGAGGCCGCCGGCGTTGAGCTGCTCGCCGAAGACAGCCCCGCCACCGAACGGCATCTCAACCTGATGACCCCGGCCGGCGAGCGCGTGTCGCTCTACCTGTCGTCTCCCGGCGATCCGGTCGAGGGCCCCGGCCCCGCGGTCGAGTCGGTGATGACGGATGCCGCTGCCATCGTGCTCGACCTCGGCGAACGCTCCCGCCGACTCATCCCGGCGGCGCGCGCGACCGGTCGCCCCATCTGGACCGACATCCACGACTACGACGGCGAAGCCGACTTCCATCGTCCGTTCATCGACGCCGCCGACGCGATCTTCATGAATGCCGACCGCATCGGCGACCCGCAGCCGTTCATGGAGCGCTGCATCCGCGGCGGGGCCGAACTCGTCGTCTGCACCCTCGGCGAGCGCGGCGCGATCGCGATCGACGAGCGGATGACGCTCCACGAGGTCGCGGCGGAGCCCGTCGACGTGCTCGACACCAACGGCGCCGGCGACGCGTTCATGGCCGGCGTGCTCGATGCGACGCTCGACGGCGCCGAGCTCCCCGACGCATTGCGGGCGGGAGCCCGGCACGCGGCATCCGTGCTCGTGACCAGGCACCTGCACCCGAGCCTCGACGCGCTGCTCGCCTGA
- a CDS encoding cellulase family glycosylhydrolase yields MIRRTSKLLVATSLALAMVALPTTAQAQEEADTAQLSAQEIVAAMQPGWNLGNTLDAMCCSPGADETAWGNPRVDPSFFDDIKAEGFNSVRIPVSWGTRTGPAPDYTIEPATMARVQEIVDYALDADLYVMINTHHDSWQWIEHIAEPEQHDAVMAQYTATWTQIADSFKDYPQELMFEPVNEVGFGGWGPGTDKDHELIAELNSSFHEIVRASGGDNADRLLVLPTIRTGSDPGDMDALAAEIEALDDPMLAATTHNYGFYPFSANLAGYPSYNEEVQNFLEEDFQRQVDTFVSQGIPVIIGEYSLHDNYENRVERGEALKFFEHFGYLARTSGITTMWWDNGRHYDRYKRQWRDQEQFDYISTAWTTRSGTASTDNVFVDASDKIQDQSVTLNLNGLEFEKLKYGNTTLQAGKDYTLDGTTLTIRAKLLKSVLDDREIGSSGQLTVHFSAGMPWKLNFINSEDVVIEGATGTNAGLAIPAAFNGDKLSMMESVYADGTAAGSIAWTTFPGFWEDFRPDYENGTILLTKLYLDSLKDGEQAYLTFHFWSGQTLQYTVTRNGTAVTGVL; encoded by the coding sequence TTGATACGCAGAACTTCGAAACTGCTCGTCGCCACCTCACTCGCACTCGCCATGGTGGCCCTGCCGACCACAGCGCAGGCCCAGGAAGAGGCCGACACCGCCCAGTTGTCCGCTCAGGAGATCGTCGCGGCCATGCAGCCGGGCTGGAACCTCGGCAACACGCTCGACGCCATGTGCTGCAGCCCCGGCGCCGACGAGACCGCGTGGGGCAACCCGCGCGTCGACCCATCCTTCTTCGATGACATCAAGGCCGAAGGCTTCAACTCGGTCCGCATCCCCGTCAGCTGGGGCACCCGCACCGGCCCCGCGCCCGACTACACGATCGAGCCCGCGACCATGGCTCGGGTGCAGGAGATCGTCGACTACGCCCTCGACGCGGACCTCTACGTCATGATCAACACGCACCACGACTCGTGGCAGTGGATCGAGCACATCGCCGAGCCCGAGCAGCACGACGCGGTCATGGCCCAGTACACGGCCACCTGGACCCAGATCGCGGACTCCTTCAAGGACTATCCGCAGGAACTGATGTTCGAGCCGGTCAACGAGGTGGGCTTCGGGGGCTGGGGCCCTGGGACGGACAAGGACCACGAGCTCATCGCGGAGCTGAACAGCTCCTTCCATGAGATCGTGCGCGCCTCCGGCGGCGACAACGCCGACCGCCTCCTGGTCCTGCCGACGATCCGCACCGGATCCGACCCGGGCGACATGGACGCCCTCGCCGCCGAGATCGAGGCGCTCGACGACCCGATGCTCGCGGCCACCACGCACAACTACGGCTTCTATCCCTTCAGCGCCAACCTCGCCGGATACCCGTCCTACAACGAAGAGGTCCAGAACTTCTTGGAGGAGGACTTCCAGCGACAGGTCGACACCTTCGTCTCCCAGGGCATTCCGGTCATCATCGGTGAGTACAGCCTGCACGACAACTACGAGAACAGGGTCGAGCGCGGCGAGGCGCTGAAGTTCTTCGAGCACTTCGGCTACCTGGCCCGCACCTCGGGCATCACGACCATGTGGTGGGACAACGGAAGGCACTACGACCGCTACAAGCGTCAGTGGCGCGACCAGGAGCAGTTCGACTACATCTCCACGGCTTGGACCACCCGCTCCGGGACCGCCTCCACGGACAACGTGTTCGTCGACGCCTCGGACAAGATCCAGGACCAATCGGTCACGTTGAACCTCAACGGCCTCGAGTTCGAGAAGCTGAAGTACGGGAACACCACGCTGCAGGCCGGCAAGGACTACACGTTGGACGGCACCACCTTGACGATCAGGGCGAAGCTGCTCAAGAGCGTCCTCGACGACCGGGAGATCGGCAGCAGCGGTCAGCTCACGGTCCACTTCTCGGCCGGCATGCCATGGAAGCTCAACTTCATCAACTCCGAGGACGTCGTCATCGAGGGCGCCACCGGAACCAACGCCGGGCTGGCGATCCCGGCGGCGTTCAACGGGGACAAGCTGTCCATGATGGAGTCGGTCTACGCCGACGGCACCGCGGCCGGCTCCATCGCTTGGACCACCTTCCCGGGGTTCTGGGAGGACTTCCGGCCCGACTACGAGAACGGGACCATCCTGCTGACCAAGCTCTACCTGGACAGCCTCAAGGACGGCGAGCAGGCCTACCTGACGTTCCACTTCTGGAGCGGCCAGACCCTGCAGTACACGGTGACCCGCAACGGCACGGCCGTCACCGGCGTCCTCTGA
- a CDS encoding NAD(P)/FAD-dependent oxidoreductase, translated as MQPEQWDVVIIGGGAAGLSAGLVLARARRRVLVADGGEPRNRFAGHMHGVLTRDGFPPLELVAAGRREVEGYGGVIADTTVVRVEQADDGAFDVELADSRMLRARRVIAASGLTDELPDVPGLAERWGIDVVQCPYCDGWEHRDERIGVLATSPGNLHQAQLLRQWSDRVVFIRHDVEALEPDDERGLAARGIRVIDDRVSRLLVEGDRLTGVELAGGEVVELDVIFTAGRFVPRDGPLAGLGAATTETPVGPWIAVDGTGLTSVAGLWAIGNAATPFALVPMAMGSGVQAAAAVNADLVAEEVRAAVAESEAVSAAAPSV; from the coding sequence ATGCAGCCAGAACAGTGGGATGTCGTGATCATCGGCGGCGGCGCCGCGGGACTCAGCGCGGGCCTCGTGCTCGCTCGGGCGCGACGGCGCGTGCTCGTCGCCGATGGCGGAGAACCACGGAACCGATTCGCAGGCCACATGCACGGCGTGCTGACTCGTGACGGGTTCCCGCCGCTCGAGCTCGTCGCCGCCGGTCGACGCGAGGTCGAGGGATACGGCGGCGTCATCGCCGACACGACCGTCGTGCGAGTCGAGCAGGCCGACGACGGCGCCTTCGACGTCGAGCTCGCCGATTCACGGATGCTTCGTGCGCGCCGCGTGATCGCGGCATCCGGCCTCACCGACGAACTGCCCGACGTGCCGGGGCTCGCCGAGCGCTGGGGCATTGACGTCGTGCAGTGCCCGTACTGCGACGGGTGGGAGCACCGCGACGAGCGCATCGGCGTGCTCGCTACGAGCCCTGGCAACCTGCATCAGGCGCAGCTCCTGCGGCAGTGGAGCGACCGGGTCGTGTTCATCCGGCACGACGTGGAGGCGCTCGAGCCCGACGACGAACGGGGGCTCGCAGCTCGCGGCATCCGCGTCATCGACGATCGGGTGAGCCGTCTGCTCGTCGAAGGCGACCGGCTCACCGGTGTGGAGCTCGCCGGCGGCGAGGTCGTTGAGCTCGACGTGATCTTCACCGCCGGTCGCTTCGTGCCCCGCGACGGTCCGCTCGCCGGCCTCGGCGCCGCGACGACCGAGACGCCGGTCGGGCCATGGATCGCCGTCGACGGCACCGGCCTCACGAGCGTGGCCGGGCTGTGGGCGATCGGCAACGCGGCGACGCCGTTCGCGCTCGTGCCGATGGCCATGGGCTCGGGCGTGCAAGCGGCGGCGGCCGTGAACGCCGACCTCGTCGCCGAGGAGGTGCGTGCCGCGGTTGCGGAGAGCGAAGCGGTGAGCGCGGCGGCACCGTCGGTGTGA
- a CDS encoding DNA/RNA non-specific endonuclease: MGFDARFLELDAAMPRVSEADAAASVELDYVHFSVVLDTARRLARVTGVNVDGASLVELDRGGDDWQLDERIPADWQAGPAIYARNDLDRGHLVRRRDPVWGSPEVAARANAETFRYPNAAPQASGFNQSKELWLGLEDHVLAHASVNRSRLSVFTAPILAAGDPAYRGIRVPLRYWKVAAWNSGGELAAAGFVVDQAPLVDTSEARAPLPGEVPDLGPFRTFQVPVADVAALTKLEMPELVGADRLPKTIAAAGWRRLETSADLLL, from the coding sequence ATGGGCTTCGACGCACGGTTCCTCGAGCTGGACGCGGCGATGCCGCGAGTGAGTGAAGCGGATGCCGCGGCATCCGTCGAACTCGATTACGTGCACTTCTCGGTGGTGCTCGACACCGCCAGGCGCCTCGCACGGGTCACGGGCGTGAACGTCGACGGCGCCTCCCTCGTCGAGCTCGATCGCGGCGGCGACGACTGGCAGCTCGACGAGCGAATCCCGGCCGACTGGCAGGCCGGCCCGGCGATCTACGCGCGCAACGATCTCGACCGGGGGCACCTCGTGCGCCGGCGCGACCCGGTGTGGGGCAGCCCAGAGGTCGCGGCCCGCGCGAACGCCGAGACGTTCCGCTATCCGAACGCCGCACCCCAGGCGTCGGGCTTCAACCAGTCGAAGGAGCTCTGGCTCGGACTCGAAGACCACGTGCTCGCGCACGCGAGCGTGAACAGGTCGCGGCTCAGCGTCTTCACGGCTCCGATCCTCGCCGCGGGCGATCCGGCCTATCGCGGCATCCGCGTGCCGCTCAGGTACTGGAAGGTCGCCGCGTGGAACTCGGGCGGCGAGCTCGCCGCTGCCGGCTTCGTGGTCGACCAGGCGCCGCTCGTCGACACGAGCGAAGCGAGGGCACCCCTGCCGGGCGAAGTGCCCGACCTGGGGCCGTTCCGCACGTTCCAGGTTCCGGTAGCGGATGTCGCGGCGCTCACGAAGCTCGAGATGCCCGAGCTCGTCGGGGCCGACCGCCTGCCCAAGACGATCGCCGCGGCCGGCTGGCGTCGGCTCGAGACATCCGCCGACCTCCTGCTCTGA
- a CDS encoding SRPBCC family protein has translation MSETESGQSTQTSEIGLRMTRQLPATPEEVFDAYTDAEKQKIWYSILDEEPGIVEIEVDLRVGGKQTAVWGPDRDTLFRETQVFLEIDRPHRLITQSSGSDPSGVTMTTRVEVTFEALDGGTLVTVEQTGFPTPEIRDFFETMVWVGAFDRIEAYLTRA, from the coding sequence ATGAGCGAGACCGAATCCGGTCAGTCGACGCAGACGAGCGAGATCGGCCTGCGGATGACGCGGCAACTGCCCGCCACTCCCGAAGAGGTCTTCGACGCCTACACCGATGCCGAGAAGCAGAAGATCTGGTACTCGATCCTCGACGAGGAGCCCGGCATCGTCGAGATCGAGGTCGACCTGCGCGTCGGCGGCAAGCAGACCGCCGTGTGGGGGCCCGACCGCGACACGCTCTTCCGCGAGACCCAGGTGTTCCTCGAGATCGACCGCCCGCACCGACTCATCACCCAGTCGAGCGGCAGCGACCCGAGCGGCGTCACCATGACGACCAGGGTCGAGGTCACCTTCGAGGCCCTCGACGGCGGCACGCTCGTGACCGTCGAGCAAACAGGGTTCCCGACGCCCGAGATCCGCGATTTCTTCGAGACGATGGTCTGGGTGGGCGCATTCGACCGCATCGAGGCGTACCTCACGCGCGCCTGA
- a CDS encoding ArsR/SmtB family transcription factor, with protein sequence MVQQHTLDRAFAALADETRRGILTRLGDGPATITELAEPSGMTLTGIRKHVDVLESAGLVTTEKVGRVRQVQLGTERLDDAMAWITFYQRLWERRLDGLEVYFTLKKGTES encoded by the coding sequence ATGGTTCAGCAACACACATTGGACCGGGCGTTCGCGGCTCTCGCCGACGAGACCCGCCGCGGCATCCTCACCCGCCTCGGCGACGGCCCGGCCACGATCACCGAGCTCGCCGAGCCCTCGGGCATGACGCTCACCGGCATCCGGAAGCACGTCGACGTGCTCGAGTCCGCGGGCCTCGTCACCACCGAGAAGGTCGGCCGCGTGCGGCAGGTCCAGCTGGGCACCGAGCGTTTGGACGACGCGATGGCATGGATCACCTTCTACCAGCGGCTCTGGGAGCGTCGACTCGACGGTCTCGAGGTCTACTTCACCCTCAAGAAAGGAACGGAATCATGA
- a CDS encoding DUF202 domain-containing protein, translating to MDESDGIQASGAKTGVLTIAGVIALAIGIVGVAIYTFTPRNTPVEGDAPADAAWQSGVIIGSALFMGVGALLLLLALVSFLRTRRER from the coding sequence ATGGACGAGAGTGACGGGATCCAGGCGAGCGGCGCGAAGACCGGGGTGCTCACGATCGCTGGGGTGATCGCCCTGGCCATCGGCATCGTCGGCGTCGCGATCTACACGTTCACGCCGCGGAACACGCCCGTCGAGGGCGATGCGCCGGCGGATGCCGCGTGGCAATCGGGTGTGATCATCGGGTCGGCGCTGTTCATGGGCGTCGGGGCGCTGCTCCTGCTGCTCGCGCTGGTCTCCTTCCTGCGGACACGGCGCGAGCGATGA
- a CDS encoding glycoside hydrolase family 35 protein, with translation MPEFAIGADDFLLDGKPHQVISGAMHYFRVHPDQWADRIRKARLMGLNTIETYVAWNAHAPRQGEFITDGGLDLGRYLSLIAAEGMHAIVRPGPYICAEWDNGGLPAWLLRDAAVRPRSSEPTYLGAVTEFLRQVYEIVAPLQVQHGGPVVLVQVENEYGAYGDDKDYLAELVRVTRESGITLPLTTIDQPVPEMLEAGRLPGLHMTASFGSRSVERLATLREFQPTGPLMCMEFWDGWFDSWGTHHHTTSAEQSAHDLDALLAAGASVNLYMFHGGTNFGLTNGANHKGRYLPITTSYDYDAPLDEAGNPTEKYFAFRDVIAKYAPVPEEQPAASVPAPAFDVPLEVTASLLAVEAQLGERRAHHDLPTFDELHHDRGLALYSTRLEGDGGAGILSFGEVRDRAWLFLDGVPVGVLSRDAHERVLALPATRGELTVLVEDQGRVDYGTRIGEEKGLIGGAQLDGVPITGWSVTPLDLELVPRVATAATTSSGGGILPVAAAAPAAPVTGPVIAHASFTLDEATDLFLDTSAWGKGFAWINGFALGRYWRRGPQQTLYVPGPATRDGVNELVVLELDVFTGASASFVDRPSLGHTEV, from the coding sequence ATGCCAGAGTTCGCCATCGGAGCAGACGACTTCCTGCTCGACGGGAAGCCGCACCAGGTCATCTCCGGAGCGATGCACTACTTCCGCGTGCACCCCGACCAGTGGGCCGATCGAATCCGCAAGGCCCGGCTCATGGGGCTCAACACGATCGAGACGTACGTCGCATGGAACGCCCACGCGCCGCGCCAGGGCGAGTTCATCACCGACGGCGGGCTCGACCTGGGTCGCTACCTGTCGCTCATCGCGGCCGAGGGGATGCACGCGATCGTGCGACCCGGCCCTTACATCTGCGCCGAGTGGGACAACGGCGGCCTGCCGGCCTGGCTGCTGCGCGATGCCGCAGTGCGCCCGCGCAGCTCTGAGCCGACCTACCTCGGCGCCGTCACGGAATTCCTCCGCCAGGTCTACGAGATCGTGGCGCCGCTGCAGGTGCAGCACGGCGGACCGGTCGTGCTCGTGCAGGTCGAGAACGAATACGGCGCCTACGGCGACGACAAGGACTACCTCGCCGAGCTCGTGCGCGTGACGCGCGAGTCGGGCATCACCCTCCCGCTGACGACGATCGACCAGCCGGTGCCCGAGATGCTCGAAGCTGGAAGGCTCCCCGGCCTGCACATGACCGCCTCGTTCGGCTCGCGCTCCGTCGAGCGGTTGGCGACGCTCCGCGAGTTCCAGCCGACCGGCCCGCTCATGTGCATGGAGTTCTGGGACGGCTGGTTCGACAGCTGGGGCACCCACCACCACACGACGTCCGCCGAGCAGTCGGCGCACGACCTCGACGCGCTCCTCGCTGCCGGCGCGTCGGTCAATCTCTACATGTTCCACGGAGGTACGAACTTCGGCCTCACGAACGGCGCCAACCACAAGGGTCGCTACCTGCCGATCACGACGTCATACGACTACGACGCTCCGCTCGACGAGGCCGGCAATCCGACGGAGAAGTACTTCGCGTTCCGCGACGTGATCGCGAAGTACGCGCCGGTGCCCGAGGAGCAGCCTGCGGCATCCGTTCCCGCCCCGGCCTTCGACGTGCCGCTGGAGGTCACCGCCTCGCTGCTCGCGGTCGAGGCGCAGCTCGGCGAACGGCGGGCGCACCACGACCTGCCGACCTTCGACGAACTCCACCACGACCGCGGGCTCGCCCTGTACAGCACCCGGCTCGAGGGCGACGGCGGGGCCGGCATCCTGAGCTTCGGTGAGGTGCGCGATCGCGCATGGCTGTTCCTCGACGGCGTGCCGGTCGGCGTGCTTTCTCGCGATGCTCACGAACGGGTGCTTGCGCTTCCCGCCACCCGGGGTGAGCTGACCGTGCTCGTCGAAGACCAGGGCCGGGTCGACTACGGGACGCGGATCGGCGAGGAGAAGGGGCTCATCGGCGGCGCCCAGCTCGACGGTGTTCCGATCACCGGCTGGAGCGTGACCCCGCTCGATCTCGAACTCGTGCCAAGAGTGGCGACCGCGGCGACCACGTCATCAGGCGGCGGCATCCTTCCTGTCGCGGCGGCCGCCCCCGCCGCGCCGGTCACCGGCCCCGTCATCGCGCATGCGAGCTTCACGCTCGATGAGGCGACCGACCTCTTCCTCGACACGAGCGCATGGGGCAAGGGATTCGCGTGGATCAACGGCTTCGCGCTCGGCCGCTACTGGCGCCGCGGGCCGCAGCAGACGCTGTACGTGCCCGGCCCTGCGACGCGCGACGGCGTGAACGAGCTCGTCGTGCTCGAGCTCGACGTGTTCACGGGCGCGAGCGCGAGCTTCGTCGATCGACCGAGCCTCGGCCACACCGAGGTGTAG
- a CDS encoding helix-turn-helix domain-containing protein: protein MPLEPDAEGAPSTPGERVRRWRRKRGLSQAELGVASGIAPSTISRLERGQRQARLELLEPVARALGVGLDVIVGTGTPDPRVRTRRTRRGRVSMQPLTTERGPLQTFKTTIDGIVTEPEPVTHVGYEWLYVLSGRLRLVLGEHDLTLGPGEVAEFDTRTPHWMGSADGGRVEMLSIFGEHGERMHLRAAPARRTHPGG from the coding sequence ATGCCACTCGAGCCGGATGCCGAAGGTGCGCCGTCGACCCCTGGCGAACGCGTTCGCCGCTGGCGCCGCAAGCGCGGCCTCTCGCAAGCCGAGCTCGGTGTGGCGAGTGGCATCGCGCCGAGCACGATCTCACGTCTGGAGCGCGGGCAGCGGCAAGCGCGGCTCGAGCTGCTGGAGCCAGTGGCCCGCGCGCTCGGCGTCGGACTCGACGTGATCGTCGGCACCGGCACGCCCGACCCGAGGGTGCGAACCCGGCGCACCCGGCGCGGCCGCGTCTCGATGCAGCCCCTCACGACGGAGCGTGGCCCACTCCAGACCTTCAAGACGACCATCGACGGGATCGTGACCGAGCCAGAGCCGGTCACGCATGTCGGCTATGAGTGGCTCTACGTGCTGAGCGGACGGCTGCGGCTCGTACTCGGCGAGCACGACCTCACGCTCGGGCCGGGCGAGGTTGCCGAGTTCGACACCCGCACGCCGCACTGGATGGGCAGCGCCGACGGCGGCCGAGTCGAGATGCTCAGCATCTTCGGCGAGCACGGCGAGCGGATGCACCTGCGCGCGGCGCCCGCCCGCCGGACGCACCCCGGTGGTTGA